The Caproicibacterium amylolyticum genome includes the window GTTGCCGGTAAAGTTTAAGCCGCTCTCTTTCAGCAGCGCATAAGCACCGTGCTGCAGTTCGCCGCCCTTATGCTCCTCTGTGCCGACGTTCAGCAGACCTACCCGCGGGTTCTGCACATTCATTACTTTTTTCATATAAATGGAACCCATCAAGCCAAACTGATTCAGCATTTCCGGTTTGCAGTCCACATTCGCGCCGCCGTCAATCAGCATAAAGCAGCTTTCCGCACTTGGCATAACCGGCGCAAATGCAACGCGCTTAATGCCTTTAATTCGCTTTACCAAAAAAGTTGCACCAACGGTTAAAGCGCCACTGTTGCCAGCGGAAATGAATGCATCGCCTGCGCCCTCCGCCAGTTTTTGCAGGCCCACTGCCATGGAGGAATTTTTGCCGGCACGCATAATATCCGTGCCGGCGCTGTTCATATCAATTACGTCCGGGCAGTCGCAGATTTCCATATGCTCCATGGAAATCGCATTTTCTTTGGCAGTCTGCAGAATGGCATCTTTCCGGCCGGTCAGCAAAACTTCAATGCCCAGCTCCTGCACCGCCTGCGCGCAGCCTTTCATAATTTCAAGTGGTGCGTTGTCCCCGCCAAATGCATCGACAATAATTTTCAAAATAATTACCTCCTGTAAGTATGAATATATCCCCGTAAAGTGCCGCCTATTTCCAGCTGCCTGCCGCCACAAAATCTGCCAAG containing:
- the plsX gene encoding phosphate acyltransferase PlsX → MKIIVDAFGGDNAPLEIMKGCAQAVQELGIEVLLTGRKDAILQTAKENAISMEHMEICDCPDVIDMNSAGTDIMRAGKNSSMAVGLQKLAEGAGDAFISAGNSGALTVGATFLVKRIKGIKRVAFAPVMPSAESCFMLIDGGANVDCKPEMLNQFGLMGSIYMKKVMNVQNPRVGLLNVGTEEHKGGELQHGAYALLKESGLNFTGNVEARDVPDGVVDVLVADGFSGNVLLKTFEGTAMMILHKFKSVLTGSLKNKLAASVMLKDIGALKKTMDYKEYGGAPLLGCAKPVFKSHGNADAKTFFNALRLTKGYVEGNVAGEIAQSVAAYKEKASQAEAAE